A portion of the Acidobacteriaceae bacterium genome contains these proteins:
- a CDS encoding glycosyltransferase, producing MHIFLRVLFWVAMLGTVTSSIYCGMVIVAATRFGLRRRRDRRAPADFLPSVSVLKPVHGTEPGMERNFESFFEQQYPGEWELLFCARQETDEGLMLAREVGKRYPQVSAKFVTCGEPMPKFHNAKVYSLAKLDSVARFDQYVTADADVRVTPDYVLRLVQNLRDPKLALASCVYLGTAHEGAAISSRLDAVGKSVEMTSGVLVADMIEGTKFALGATMVTRRKSFQDVGGFDELGQFYADDFVIGNRLAEQGKGVKMATHVIRLMVQDSPFWLSFRNQLRWMQSTRRSRPWGHLGSGLTFAAPFAVLGLAWGLLSGHAGLGLLWLAGLVVNRWLQAGVILNAMGDSGWLANTLIYPMRDALGSMLWMASYGGENFYYRGKIYKLKEGGRVESPE from the coding sequence ATGCACATTTTTCTACGAGTTCTGTTCTGGGTGGCGATGCTGGGCACCGTCACTTCTTCGATTTACTGTGGCATGGTCATAGTGGCGGCGACGCGTTTTGGGCTGCGTCGGCGACGCGACCGGCGCGCTCCGGCGGACTTTCTGCCGTCTGTGAGCGTGCTGAAGCCGGTGCATGGCACCGAGCCGGGCATGGAGAGAAACTTCGAGTCGTTCTTTGAGCAGCAGTACCCGGGAGAGTGGGAGCTGTTGTTCTGTGCACGGCAGGAGACGGACGAAGGCCTGATGCTGGCACGCGAGGTCGGTAAGCGCTACCCACAGGTGAGTGCCAAGTTTGTGACCTGCGGCGAGCCGATGCCGAAGTTTCATAACGCCAAGGTGTACTCGCTGGCGAAGCTGGATTCGGTGGCGCGGTTTGATCAGTATGTGACCGCTGATGCCGATGTTCGCGTGACACCCGATTACGTTTTGCGACTGGTGCAGAACCTGCGCGATCCGAAGCTGGCGTTGGCGAGCTGTGTGTACCTGGGGACGGCGCATGAAGGCGCTGCCATATCGTCGCGACTGGACGCGGTAGGCAAGAGCGTCGAGATGACTAGCGGCGTGCTGGTTGCGGACATGATCGAAGGCACAAAGTTTGCTCTGGGCGCGACGATGGTGACGCGTCGTAAGAGCTTTCAGGATGTTGGCGGCTTCGATGAACTGGGACAGTTTTATGCTGATGACTTTGTGATCGGCAATCGTCTGGCCGAGCAGGGCAAGGGCGTGAAGATGGCCACGCATGTGATCCGGCTGATGGTGCAGGATTCGCCGTTCTGGCTGAGCTTCCGCAACCAGTTGCGCTGGATGCAAAGCACGCGGCGGTCGCGTCCGTGGGGACACCTGGGGTCTGGGCTGACGTTTGCCGCGCCGTTTGCGGTGCTGGGGCTGGCTTGGGGCTTGTTGAGCGGGCACGCCGGGCTGGGGCTTCTGTGGCTGGCGGGGCTGGTCGTCAATCGCTGGTTGCAGGCGGGTGTGATTCTGAACGCGATGGGGGATTCGGGCTGGCTGGCGAATACGCTGATCTATCCCATGCGCGATGCGCTGGGCAGCATGCTTTGGATGGCGAGCTATGGCGGGGAGAATTTCTACTACCGAGGCAAGATCTATAAGTTGAAGGAAGGCGGCAGAGTGGAGTCGCCGGAGTAA